The stretch of DNA AGGCGGCGGGCCCGCGCGGACGGTGGAGGTGCGCTTTCCGCTCGTCAGCGAGGAGGCGCCGGGCTCGCCCAGCCCCGTGGCCCGCCAGGTTCAGCTCCGCGGCGGCGTGTCCCTGCGCTACGGGGGGCGCACCGTGCGCCGGGCCCCCTTCCGCGCCGAGCGCCTCCTGCCCCTGCCGTGGGTGCCGCTCGCGGCCCCGTCCCGGGAGTAGGGCGCGGGCTACGCCTTGGCCGAGGGGGCTGGTGGCCCGGCCCGCATGTCGCCCGGCCCGTCTCCGGGGCCGTCTCCGGCGCCTTCCCTGTCCTTGCCGTCCCGGTCCTGCGAGTCCTTGTCCTTGGCGGCCGGGGTGCCCTTGAGCCGCACCAACCGGACGCGGTCGACGCGGGCGCCTTCCTTCGAGGCCACGGTGAACTGCCAGCCGCCGTAGGTGAAGCGCTCGCCCACGTCCGGCAGGTGCCCCGCCAGCGACGAGAGGAAGCCGCCCAGCGTGTCGAAGTCCCCCTCGGGCAGCTCGAAGCCGAACGCCTTGGTGAAGGACTCCACCTCCAGCGCCGCGTCCACCAGGAAGCTGCCGTCGGCCTGCTTCTCCACCAGCTTCTCCTCCACCTCGAACTCGTCGCCGATGTCGCCGACGATTTCGCGGAGGATGTCCTCCAGCGTCACCACGCCCATGAAGCCGCCGTACTCATCCACCACCATCGCCATGTGGATGCGCCGCTTCTGCATGTCCCGCAGCAAGTCGCCGATGGGCTTCATCCACGGCACGAAGTGCGCCGGGCGGATGACGTCCGGCAGGACGATGAGCTCCGGGTGCTGGAGCAGGGGAATCAAGTCCCGGGCGTGGAGGATGCCGACGATGCGGTCCACGTCGTCCCGGTAGACGGGGATGCGCGAGTGGTTCTCCTCGGCCAGCAGGCGCAGCACCTCGGTGGGCGGCGTGGACAGCTCCACCGTCACCACCTCCGTGCGCGACACCATCACGTCCCGGCAGCGCTTGTCGGACAGCTCGAAGATGGAGCGGATGAGCTGCGGGGCGCTCTTGTCCACCTCGTTGTTGGCCGCCTGGGCCGCCAGCAGCTTCTCCAGCTCCTCGAGCGGCGGCGGCGGGGCCTCGAAGCGCAGCGTGCGGCCGAAGGTGCGCACCACCAGGTTGAGCAGCGCCATCACCAGGCGCATGGGCGGGTAGAAGAAGAACACCAGCACGGACACGAGCCCCGACAGCCGCAGCGCCCAGCGCTCCGCGCCGCCGTTGGCCAGCCCCCGCATCGTCACGTCCAGCAGCGTGGCCACCACGCCCACGAACAGCGCCCCGGCTGCCACCGTGGCCAGCGGCAGCCAGGCCTCGTCTCCCAGGCGGTTGAAGTCCAGCAGCCGCGGGGGCACGAAGGCGCCAATGGCCGCGGCCAGGAAGCCGCTGAGCACCATGCCCAGCCGCAGCGCGGTGGCGGTGGCCTCGCGCTCCGTCTTGTGCCGCAGCACCCGCTTGCCCGCGTTGCCCTGCGTCTCGGCGAGTTCCTGGGCGCGCAGGTCAGAGGTTCCGTAGAGCGCGGATTCGGCGGCGGCCACCAGCGACCGCAGAAAACAGAGGGCCAGGCAGGCGGCCCAGAGAGCCCAGGTTGGCATGGAGCGCCCTTCTTATCCTGTGATAGGGGGCCATACCACTTTGCCGGAGGCCCGATGTCCGCACCTGCGCCCTTTGCCGCCCGCCTCAGGGCAGGGTGGCTCGCCGCCTTCCTGTGCCTGCCAGTGCCCGCCCTGGCCTGGCCGGTGGACATGCGGTTTTCCCTGGAAAGCGGAGCAGACCGCTTCCACAAGCTCTCGGCCGTGGACTGGGTGGAGGTGGAGGACCCCGCCATCGCCACCGCCGAGGTGCTGTCCGGCAGCAACGAGCTGCTGCTGACGGGCAAGCGCCCGGGCCGCACGCTGCTGCTGCTCTACGCGGAGGGGAAGTTCGCCGTCTGGCAGCTCACGGTCTCCGAGCCCGGGGCGCGCCCGGCGGGCCCCGCCTCGCCGGAGCTGCTGGCCGCCGCGCGCAAGGCGTGCCCGGGGCTGGAGGCGCAGGAGGCCCCGGAGCGCCTCCTCACCGTCACCGTGAAGGATGCCGCGTGCCGCACGGCGCTCCTCCCGTTGTTCCAGAGCGACGCGTGGCTGGCGCGCGAGCTGGAGCTCACCTTCGAGCTGCCGGTGTTGCAGGCGCAGCTGTCGGCCATGGGGCCCCGGCTGAAGGAGCTGGGGCTGGAGGCGCGCTACATCGGCGCGGGGCTGGTGCTCCAGGGCACGGCCTCTGCCGAGGCCCACCGGCGCGCGCTCTGGGCGCTGTTCCGGCAGTCCGTGGGCCGCGTGGCCCTGGAGGACCGCGTGAAGGTGGAGCCCTCCGAAGCGCCTCCCGAGGGGCAGGACGCGGGGACGCCCGATGCGGGCCCCCGCGCCCGGTGAGCCCTACGTCCACGGGCCGCGGCGGGTGGGCACCTTGAGCGCCTCGGCGAGCGCCCCGAGGAAGCGCTTGCGCGGCCAGGGCTCGGCGCCGAAGCGGGCCAGGTGCTCGGTCTCCACCTGACAGTCGATGAAGTGGAAGCCCCACGCCTTCAGGCGCTCCACGGAGGCGGCGAAGGCCACCTTCGAGGCATCCGGCGCGTGGGCGAACATGCTCTCGCCGAAGAAGGCCGCCCCCAGGGACACGCCATACAGGCCGCCCTTCAGCTCCCCGTCCGCCCAGGCCTCCACGGAGTGCGCGAAGCCCAGCTGGTGCAGGGTGACGTAGGCCTCCCTCATCGCATCGGTGATCCACGTGCCGCTCTGGCCGGGCCGGGGCGCCTCGGAGCAGGCGGCGATGACGTCCTCGAAGGCCGTGTCCCAGCGCACCTCGTAGGTGCCCGCCTTCATCGTCTTGCGCAGGCTGCGCCCCACGTGGAGCTTGTCCGGCTCCAGCACGAAGCGCGGGTTGGGCGAGTGCCAGAGCAGGGGCTGGCCCTCGCTGTACCAGGGGAAGATGCCCTGGGAGTACGCGGTGAGCAGGCGCTCGGGGCTCAGGTCCCCGCCCACCGCCAGGAGGCCCGAGGCATCGGCGCGGTCGGGCGGGGGAAAGCGCTGCGGATCTTCCGGATCAAGCAGGTAGATGGGCACGGCGGGACGGTCAGCGGGAGGTGTTGATCTTCACGCTGCCCTCCAGGGCGTAGGGCACCTGGAGGTGGGGGCCCTTCAGCTCGCCCTGCATCCGGTAGGGCAGGGTGCCCGTGGCGAGGAGCTTCTTCACCTCGGGCCCGAAGGACTCCTTCGTCACCGAGGCCTCCACCGGGTACACGCCCGTGGCGGACGGATCCACCGTGTCGCCCTTGGCCAGCGTGCCCTCGCCCAGCGATTTGCCGGCCACCTGGAGGCTGTAGGTGAGCGCGTCCACCCGCAGGGGGAAGGGGTTGGGGTTCTTCACGCCCACCCGGACGATGAGGTTCACCTCCTCGTCCGAGTAGCGCGCCCCATCCAGGCTCTCGATGACGAGGGTGGGCAGCCGCGGCACGCGCACCGCGCGCGAGGCGGCGAAGGGCACCGTCTCCACGGCCTCGCCCGAGCGCACCGTCAGCGTGCCCCGCAGGGCGAGGAGCAGCGTGCCGCCCCGCTCGCTCAGCGCTCGGAGATCCTCCGGGCCCTTCACGTAGGAGGCCTGCTCCCGGAAGGAGAAGGCGGTGGGCTGGCCGGGCACCAGGCGCGCGTTGAGCGCCGCCGAGCCCTTCTTCACCACCACCCCATCGGAGACGAGCTCGTAGTCGGCCTTCTCCAGCACGGCCTCGCCGGGCGTGGTGAGCTGGCCGGCGTACTGCACCGTGGCGTCGGTGAGCGTCTGCGCGGGCACGGTGGTTTCCTGGGCGGCGAGGGCCGCGGGGCCCGCGGGCCGGGGGGGCGCGGAGGCACAGCCGAGCCAGAGGCAGGCCAGGAGGAGGGGAGCACGGGGAACGGGCAGGCAGGAGGAGGGCTTCACAGGATGACATTGTGGGCCAGCCCCCCGGCCCCGCCCAGGGCTTTTCCGCTAGAGTGTCCACCACTCGTGGTCACCCGCCGCCCCAACTTCAACAAAGCGCTCCGAGCCCTCATCCGGGACATCGCCACCCGCATGCCGGAGTTCCACCATGTGAAGGCCCAGCGCATCGTGCTGGTGGCGGGTGAGGCGCGCCGGGCCTCCCGCGGCACGGTGAAGCCCCTGTGCTTCCGGGGTGGCAAGAGCGTGGACCGGGGCGGCCGGCGCAAGCCCATCGTGCGCATCAAGGGCCGGCGCATGCTCTACTGCATCACCCTGCGCCCGCTGTTCTTCCGGGGCTCCACCGCCCAGGCGCGCATCGAGACCATCATGCACGAGCTCTTCCACTGCTCGCGCCGCTTCGATGGCACGCTGCACGCCGGCCGGCGGCACGACGTGCTGGGCAAGGACTTCGCCCGGCGCCTGCGGCCGCTCGTGCGCCGCTACCTGAAGGGGTGCTCCCGGGAGCTCAAGGCCGCGTTCGCCCACAACGGCGAGGTGCGCGTGCTCCAGTGGCTGGAGCGGCCGGGGCCCGCCTACATCCCGGGCTACTCGCGCGTGCGCAAGGTGTACACCGAGGATCAGCTCTACTACGGCATCGCCCGCATGGTGACGCCCAAGCCCCGCGTGGCGCGCGCGGTCCCGGCCAGCCCCAAGGGGCACTGAGCCCCCGGGGCGCGCGGCTTCAGCGGCACGAGTAGAGGTACGAGCCGGGCGTGCTCCAGCGGCCGTCCGGGTGGAGCGTGCGCACCGTGAAGCCGCTGTCCGGGTAGGCCCCGTTCCAGCAGTCCCGGGCGCGCACGTCGTTCTGCACCGCGGAGGTCAGCTCCCAGTTGCCGCGCCGGCGCTGCTTCTCGTAGGTGGCCACCCGGTCGATGGCGTAGCGCCCCTCGGGGTCCGCGGCCAGGGTGTCCCGGCGCTGCTCGAGGAAGCCCTTGAGCCACACATCCTCGCTGGTGCCCTGGAGCCCCACCGCGGGCGAGGCCTGGCCCGAGAGGCCCAGCGAGGCGTGGGTGCGCTGGAGCATGCCGCGCACGCCCTCCTCGCCGTGCTGGAGGAAGGCGTCATACAGCGCCGCCTTCGACAGCGCCGTGGCGAGGCCCCACGTCTGGGCCTCGCGCATCGCGGCCTCGTAGGCCTGGGCGCTGGAGGTGGCGTGGGGGAACACGCCGGGCTCCGGGGTGTTGTGCTCCCAGATGCGCGAGAGCGCCTCCACGAGCGCCTTCTGTGAGGTGT from Stigmatella aurantiaca encodes:
- a CDS encoding LEA type 2 family protein; translated protein: MPVPRAPLLLACLWLGCASAPPRPAGPAALAAQETTVPAQTLTDATVQYAGQLTTPGEAVLEKADYELVSDGVVVKKGSAALNARLVPGQPTAFSFREQASYVKGPEDLRALSERGGTLLLALRGTLTVRSGEAVETVPFAASRAVRVPRLPTLVIESLDGARYSDEEVNLIVRVGVKNPNPFPLRVDALTYSLQVAGKSLGEGTLAKGDTVDPSATGVYPVEASVTKESFGPEVKKLLATGTLPYRMQGELKGPHLQVPYALEGSVKINTSR
- a CDS encoding hemolysin family protein; this translates as MPTWALWAACLALCFLRSLVAAAESALYGTSDLRAQELAETQGNAGKRVLRHKTEREATATALRLGMVLSGFLAAAIGAFVPPRLLDFNRLGDEAWLPLATVAAGALFVGVVATLLDVTMRGLANGGAERWALRLSGLVSVLVFFFYPPMRLVMALLNLVVRTFGRTLRFEAPPPPLEELEKLLAAQAANNEVDKSAPQLIRSIFELSDKRCRDVMVSRTEVVTVELSTPPTEVLRLLAEENHSRIPVYRDDVDRIVGILHARDLIPLLQHPELIVLPDVIRPAHFVPWMKPIGDLLRDMQKRRIHMAMVVDEYGGFMGVVTLEDILREIVGDIGDEFEVEEKLVEKQADGSFLVDAALEVESFTKAFGFELPEGDFDTLGGFLSSLAGHLPDVGERFTYGGWQFTVASKEGARVDRVRLVRLKGTPAAKDKDSQDRDGKDREGAGDGPGDGPGDMRAGPPAPSAKA
- a CDS encoding putative metallopeptidase, which gives rise to MVTRRPNFNKALRALIRDIATRMPEFHHVKAQRIVLVAGEARRASRGTVKPLCFRGGKSVDRGGRRKPIVRIKGRRMLYCITLRPLFFRGSTAQARIETIMHELFHCSRRFDGTLHAGRRHDVLGKDFARRLRPLVRRYLKGCSRELKAAFAHNGEVRVLQWLERPGPAYIPGYSRVRKVYTEDQLYYGIARMVTPKPRVARAVPASPKGH
- a CDS encoding chitosanase, producing MDTRRHETLWTVGRRLTRLGMATTLIACGAGVDPAGEGPEAGAGELEACSYALTTSTHMGSESWGSITFKNTGASDIQSPQLSFSVPDGVTCGDGPPGWTRLQDRGTCKYTSAPHLTIGVDASYTFSYFTDSSSSFTASQVQVLAAHCAGAVDGKEGLNTSQKALVEALSRIWEHNTPEPGVFPHATSSAQAYEAAMREAQTWGLATALSKAALYDAFLQHGEEGVRGMLQRTHASLGLSGQASPAVGLQGTSEDVWLKGFLEQRRDTLAADPEGRYAIDRVATYEKQRRRGNWELTSAVQNDVRARDCWNGAYPDSGFTVRTLHPDGRWSTPGSYLYSCR
- a CDS encoding pilus assembly protein N-terminal domain-containing protein; protein product: MSAPAPFAARLRAGWLAAFLCLPVPALAWPVDMRFSLESGADRFHKLSAVDWVEVEDPAIATAEVLSGSNELLLTGKRPGRTLLLLYAEGKFAVWQLTVSEPGARPAGPASPELLAAARKACPGLEAQEAPERLLTVTVKDAACRTALLPLFQSDAWLARELELTFELPVLQAQLSAMGPRLKELGLEARYIGAGLVLQGTASAEAHRRALWALFRQSVGRVALEDRVKVEPSEAPPEGQDAGTPDAGPRAR
- the aat gene encoding leucyl/phenylalanyl-tRNA--protein transferase, yielding MPIYLLDPEDPQRFPPPDRADASGLLAVGGDLSPERLLTAYSQGIFPWYSEGQPLLWHSPNPRFVLEPDKLHVGRSLRKTMKAGTYEVRWDTAFEDVIAACSEAPRPGQSGTWITDAMREAYVTLHQLGFAHSVEAWADGELKGGLYGVSLGAAFFGESMFAHAPDASKVAFAASVERLKAWGFHFIDCQVETEHLARFGAEPWPRKRFLGALAEALKVPTRRGPWT